Proteins encoded in a region of the Chryseobacterium piperi genome:
- the istB gene encoding IS21-like element helper ATPase IstB: MNQATLEKMKHLKLHGMHRAFSTTMETGSISYTNDELIAYLIESEYDDRESRKVERLITTAKFRYRTFMEEITASSSRNIDKNTIGRLSSCDFISQKQNILITGSTGVGKSFIATTIGYKACTMGYKVMYFSINKLFSKLKMAKADGSYLKEIDRIEKQDLIILDDFGLQSLDNLKRQDFMEIIEDRHGKRSTIIASQLPVSAWHEVIAEQTIADAILDRMVHNSLRIDLKGESMRRKKADQKISSE; this comes from the coding sequence ATGAATCAGGCAACATTAGAAAAAATGAAACATTTAAAGCTCCACGGGATGCACAGGGCGTTTTCCACAACAATGGAAACAGGAAGTATCTCCTATACCAATGATGAACTTATAGCCTACTTGATTGAATCCGAGTATGACGACAGGGAAAGCAGAAAGGTAGAAAGATTGATTACCACAGCTAAGTTCAGATACAGGACATTTATGGAAGAGATTACGGCCTCTTCTTCCAGAAATATTGATAAGAATACTATTGGAAGATTATCTTCCTGCGATTTTATATCACAGAAACAGAATATTCTTATTACAGGCAGTACAGGAGTTGGAAAAAGTTTTATCGCAACTACCATTGGATACAAAGCCTGTACAATGGGATATAAAGTCATGTACTTCAGCATCAACAAACTCTTCTCAAAGCTTAAGATGGCTAAGGCAGACGGATCTTACCTTAAAGAGATAGACCGAATAGAAAAGCAGGATCTTATTATCCTTGATGATTTTGGATTACAATCCCTGGATAATCTTAAACGTCAGGATTTTATGGAGATTATAGAAGACAGACACGGAAAACGTTCCACTATTATTGCTTCGCAACTGCCTGTAAGTGCCTGGCATGAAGTCATTGCGGAACAAACAATAGCCGATGCAATACTTGACAGAATGGTTCACAACTCCCTGAGAATAGACCTTAAAGGAGAATCGATGAGAAGAAAAAAAGCTGATCAGAAAATCAGCTCAGAGTAA
- the istA gene encoding IS21 family transposase yields the protein MIPEQIDHGIPEQIDHQKKVRKRVLNNLAKKYQMANKRIDMLNIKQLLRLYTQGVSKLRISKQLGISRNTAKKYISLFHEHQLTYDELIELSDEDLDDLFETPPTDIRDKDNIKKQLESLFPYISKELKRVGVTRYLLWEEYIDKYPSGYQYSRFCHHYREWCKKVNPSMHIEHKAGDKLFVDYTGKKLHIINKETGEQQEVEVFVSILGASGMTFVEATRTQGKEDFLGSLTKTLHYYGGVPAAIVTDNLRTAVKKSHKYEPVITDSLLDFASHYSTTILPTRTYHPKDKALVENAVRIVYTRIFAPLRKDHFFSLEALNKAIENLLEGYNEAPMKRKKYSRADVFREVERHALSPLPAMMYQLKHSARATVHKTSHVYLSKDQHYYSVPFSYIGKKVNIIFSKNTVEIYYDQRRIAFHNRILAKYQYTTVKEHMPSSYQFMTEWNPSRFISWGRSVGEYCEQYIIKILEKKQHPEQSYKTCLGILSLSKKIGNIRLDNACKRALGYEKYSLAMIKSILERGLDNLTDDDAFFEEKKLPKHKNIRGGKYYQ from the coding sequence TTGATTCCTGAGCAAATTGACCATGGTATTCCTGAGCAAATTGACCACCAAAAAAAAGTCAGAAAACGTGTCTTGAATAACTTAGCCAAAAAATACCAAATGGCTAACAAAAGAATAGACATGTTGAACATTAAACAATTATTACGATTATACACCCAGGGGGTAAGTAAATTGCGGATAAGCAAACAACTGGGTATCTCACGCAATACTGCTAAAAAGTATATCAGCCTGTTCCATGAACACCAGCTTACATATGACGAGCTGATAGAGCTGAGTGATGAAGATTTAGATGATTTATTCGAGACTCCGCCAACCGATATAAGGGATAAGGACAATATTAAAAAACAACTTGAATCGTTGTTTCCTTACATATCCAAAGAACTAAAACGTGTTGGGGTCACCCGTTATCTGCTATGGGAAGAATACATAGATAAATACCCTTCAGGCTACCAATATTCCCGCTTTTGCCATCATTACCGGGAATGGTGTAAAAAGGTGAACCCTTCCATGCATATTGAACATAAGGCTGGGGATAAACTTTTTGTGGATTATACAGGAAAAAAACTTCACATTATTAATAAAGAAACAGGAGAACAACAGGAAGTTGAGGTCTTCGTATCCATACTTGGAGCCAGTGGCATGACCTTCGTAGAAGCTACAAGAACCCAGGGGAAAGAAGATTTTCTTGGAAGTCTTACCAAAACCCTGCATTATTATGGAGGAGTTCCCGCAGCTATTGTTACCGATAACCTGCGTACAGCCGTAAAAAAGAGCCATAAGTACGAACCTGTCATCACTGATTCTCTTCTGGATTTTGCTTCCCACTATAGCACTACAATACTTCCTACGCGTACCTATCATCCCAAGGATAAGGCTTTGGTTGAAAATGCGGTACGCATTGTGTATACCCGCATTTTTGCTCCATTGCGTAAAGATCACTTCTTTAGCCTGGAAGCATTGAACAAAGCTATAGAAAACCTGCTGGAAGGATATAATGAAGCTCCCATGAAAAGAAAGAAGTATTCCAGGGCTGATGTTTTCCGTGAGGTTGAAAGACATGCATTATCCCCACTACCAGCTATGATGTACCAGCTCAAGCATTCTGCACGTGCTACCGTTCATAAGACCAGCCATGTATATTTAAGTAAAGACCAGCATTATTACAGTGTTCCGTTCAGCTATATTGGTAAAAAAGTAAACATTATTTTTAGTAAAAATACAGTCGAGATTTACTATGACCAGCGCAGAATAGCATTCCATAACAGAATCCTGGCTAAATATCAGTATACGACTGTAAAAGAACATATGCCTTCATCTTATCAGTTTATGACTGAATGGAATCCCTCCCGGTTTATCTCTTGGGGAAGGTCTGTCGGGGAATATTGTGAGCAGTACATCATCAAAATCCTGGAAAAGAAACAGCATCCTGAGCAGTCCTATAAAACCTGCCTGGGAATCCTTTCATTATCAAAAAAGATCGGCAACATAAGACTTGACAATGCCTGTAAAAGAGCGTTGGGATATGAAAAATACAGCCTTGCCATGATTAAAAGTATTCTGGAAAGAGGGCTGGATAATCTAACCGATGACGATGCATTTTTTGAAGAAAAGAAACTGCCTAAACACAAAAACATAAGGGGCGGAAAATACTATCAGTAA